A single region of the Leptodactylus fuscus isolate aLepFus1 chromosome 5, aLepFus1.hap2, whole genome shotgun sequence genome encodes:
- the MTERF2 gene encoding transcription termination factor 2, mitochondrial, with amino-acid sequence MLKSVANTVLRWHDRPWRKALLFQQITASGYLRGTRKFNLSDSVPDSQHAIENKTTVDNLYKLSVDIKKIRRLKSWVLNKDVAHVEETANILKEMGANDLTVANILETCPEAFLQEPSEISAQKSIWNLVCPKDGELITLIEKFPDSFFTYKSPTNQRSNIKFFQDLGLNNKIVSRLLTSAPQIFCNQVESNKKVVDALEENYLSLGGTRQNFKTWIMKLISQDPFVLSKTTETMKENLKFLQDLGFHDEKVLKLLSKLKGFIFDLNTETMDKGVLFTMSTFKCNNEELREMVMKSPALLYYPVPLLEERLQLLLQEGASINQVKECPNVLELTPQIVQFRSRKIKQLGRRIQDQSLEVLNGTKKDFEANYGKLQVRKERPLFNPVAPLHVEE; translated from the coding sequence ATGCTGAAATCTGTAGCCAACACTGTCCTGAGATGGCACGATAGACCATGGAGAAAAGCTCTCCTGTTCCAACAGATTACTGCATCTGGTTATTTACGGGGAACCAGGAAATTCAACCTTTCCGATTCTGTACCAGATTCCCAACATGCAATAGAAAACAAAACCACAGTTGACAATCTTTATAAACTGTCTGTAGACATCAAGAAAATCCGCCGGTTAAAAAGCTGGGTACTTAATAAAGATGTGGCCCATGTCGAGGAGACCgctaatatcttgaaggaaatgGGGGCAAATGATCTTACTGTAGCCAATATTCTGGAGACTTGTCCAGAAGCTTTTCTACAGGAACCTTCAGAAATCAGTGCTCAAAAATCCATCTGGAACTTAGTTTGCCCCAAGGATGGAGAACTAATAACACTCATCGAAAAGTTTCCAGATTCCTTTTTCACTTATAAAAGTCCGACCAATCAACGCTCCAACATCAAATTCTTTCAAGATCTAGGACTTAACAACAAAATTGTCAGCAGACTTTTAACAAGTGCTCCACAAATCTTTTGTAATCAGGTTGAAAGCAATAAGAAGGTGGTCGATGCTCTGGAAGAAAATTATCTGAGTCTGGGAGGTACAAGACAAAACTTCAAAACCTGGATAATGAAGTTAATAAGTCAAGATCCATTTGTCCTCTCGAAAACCACCGAGACGATGAAGGAGAATCTGAAGTTTTTACAAGATTTAGGATTTCATGATGAAAAAGTATTGAAACTTCTGTCTAAACTTAAAGGTTTTATCTTTGATCTGAACACAGAGACGATGGATAAAGGGGTTTTGTTCACAATGTCGACTTTCAAGTGTAACAATGAAGAACTAAGAGAGATGGTAATGAAATCTCCCGCCCTTCTCTACTATCCGGTTCCTTTGCTAGAGGAACGTTTACAACTTCTTCTCCAGGAAGGAGCATCCATAAATCAAGTAAAAGAATGTCCTAATGTTCTGGAGCTCACCCCACAGATTGTACAGTTTAGATCAAGAAAAATCAAACAATTGGGTCGAAGAATACAGGACCAGAGTTTAGAGGTGTTAAATGGAACGAAGAAAGATTTTGAAGCTAATTATGGAAAGTTGCAAGTGAGAAAAGAACGACCTCTCTTCAATCCAGTCGCCCCATTGCATGTCGAAGAGTGA